Proteins found in one candidate division KSB1 bacterium genomic segment:
- a CDS encoding ARMT1-like domain-containing protein — protein sequence MTANQQEPIQSTYDCIPCAIGSLITLFKKGLVSERDQEIAMRALLRYLSTIDFHQSPPQIGQQMQRIIRHVLNNPDPYLEIKQQFNRLLLDHYVELKAWVDQAADPFQMALRLSIAGNVIDFGPNQRFDVHQTLERAKTIVLAIDDSEPLRQAISKATLLLYLGDNAGEIVLDRIFLETINHPNVYFAVRSAPIINDALLEDAIMVGIDKIAHVITNGDDAPGTILENTSAQFKTIFDQADLIISKGQGNYEGLSCVDKNIFFLLMTKCEHVANHLGVKKGDFVVKQGQGC from the coding sequence AACCGATCCAATCCACATACGACTGTATCCCCTGTGCTATCGGGAGCCTGATCACTCTATTTAAAAAAGGACTGGTTTCAGAAAGGGATCAGGAAATCGCCATGCGAGCATTATTGCGTTATCTCAGCACCATTGATTTCCATCAATCCCCTCCCCAAATCGGTCAACAGATGCAACGGATCATTCGACACGTGCTCAATAATCCTGATCCGTATTTAGAAATCAAACAGCAATTCAATCGCTTGCTTCTCGATCATTACGTTGAATTAAAAGCATGGGTGGACCAGGCGGCAGATCCATTTCAGATGGCATTGCGATTGTCCATCGCTGGAAACGTGATCGATTTCGGTCCGAATCAACGCTTTGATGTCCACCAAACATTGGAACGGGCAAAGACTATTGTCCTGGCGATCGATGATTCAGAGCCTTTGCGCCAGGCCATCTCGAAAGCAACGCTACTTCTCTATTTGGGAGATAATGCTGGCGAAATCGTGTTGGATCGTATTTTCCTGGAAACGATTAACCATCCCAATGTCTATTTTGCTGTTCGCAGTGCGCCCATCATCAATGACGCATTGCTGGAAGACGCAATCATGGTAGGAATCGACAAAATTGCCCATGTCATCACCAATGGGGATGATGCGCCTGGGACAATCTTAGAGAACACCTCAGCCCAATTTAAGACAATTTTTGACCAAGCGGATCTGATCATTTCAAAAGGCCAGGGCAATTATGAGGGTCTTAGCTGCGTTGATAAAAATATCTTCTTTTTGCTAATGACCAAATGCGAGCATGTCGCTAATCATCTTGGAGTAAAAAAAGGTGATTTTGTGGTGAAACAAGGACAAGGTTGTTGA
- a CDS encoding prolipoprotein diacylglyceryl transferase: MYPVLFRFGAFELRSYGLALALSVALGIWISLKRAPRYGVKKETILDLAVIIMLAAIIGSRFWYVIYHIDEFRGHWFDTINPFQGGTIGIAGLSMVGGVVLAILSALVYAMVKKLDFLKLGDTIAPVFLLGEGIVRAGGCFLNGCCFGRPTDSPLGIVFPPEGVAGSLFPHTHLWPAQLFASALGFIGFALALWLDRKSKFKGFTFWLVFGYYAIDRFIVDQFRYYESPQVLATLGPITFNANHLLLAGLFIFSVFFFIRGWRQQQRSERK; the protein is encoded by the coding sequence ATGTATCCAGTTCTTTTTAGATTTGGTGCCTTTGAGCTCCGCAGCTACGGTCTCGCTCTGGCGCTGAGCGTGGCGCTGGGAATTTGGATTTCTTTGAAGCGAGCGCCTCGCTATGGAGTCAAAAAAGAAACGATTCTCGATCTGGCTGTGATCATTATGCTGGCAGCGATCATTGGCAGTCGATTCTGGTATGTGATCTATCATATTGATGAATTTCGCGGGCATTGGTTCGATACCATCAACCCGTTTCAGGGTGGCACGATCGGGATTGCTGGTTTATCCATGGTCGGCGGGGTGGTTTTGGCAATTCTTTCGGCGCTGGTCTACGCGATGGTCAAGAAATTGGACTTTCTGAAGTTGGGCGATACCATCGCCCCAGTTTTTTTACTTGGCGAAGGGATCGTCCGCGCTGGTGGCTGCTTTCTGAACGGCTGTTGTTTCGGTCGCCCTACCGATAGCCCGCTGGGCATTGTTTTTCCTCCAGAGGGCGTGGCTGGTTCGCTGTTCCCTCACACGCATCTTTGGCCTGCCCAACTGTTCGCCTCTGCATTGGGTTTCATTGGATTTGCCCTCGCCCTCTGGCTTGATCGAAAATCCAAATTCAAAGGATTTACCTTTTGGCTGGTGTTCGGGTATTATGCAATCGATCGGTTCATCGTAGATCAATTTCGCTATTATGAATCACCTCAAGTATTAGCCACATTAGGGCCGATCACTTTTAACGCGAATCATTTGTTGCTGGCCGGATTGTTTATTTTCAGCGTCTTTTTCTTCATTCGAGGCTGGCGCCAGCAGCAGAGGTCAGAGAGAAAATAG
- a CDS encoding class I SAM-dependent methyltransferase — MHNYVSQKFDSNDPLLVSILDDLPLWSAPFGLRLLDSVLMKPKMNVLDLGCGAGFPLIELANRMGASCQIYGIDPWFAALKRAQLKAHGQALSNVALIQALGEHLPFPALFFHLIVSNNGINNVSDPEAVLAECARVSQPHAQFILTVNLPGTMKEFYQIFEQTLSEMGKRREIDEMHKHIHEKRRPLHQTLKMITTAGFRIKKIHEDHFSMSFLDGSAMFGHFFIKLAFLESWEKILSPEDRKPVFEIVEQKLNRIAHMNGALHLTIPYVCIVCRKM, encoded by the coding sequence ATGCACAATTATGTCAGTCAGAAGTTCGATTCAAACGATCCATTGCTCGTTTCGATTCTGGATGATCTCCCATTGTGGTCTGCGCCATTCGGATTGAGACTTTTAGATAGCGTTTTGATGAAGCCGAAGATGAATGTACTGGATCTCGGCTGTGGAGCGGGCTTCCCATTGATCGAATTGGCCAATCGGATGGGTGCCTCATGTCAAATTTATGGGATTGACCCATGGTTCGCCGCTCTAAAGCGAGCTCAATTAAAGGCTCACGGTCAAGCCCTATCCAATGTCGCTTTAATCCAAGCACTGGGAGAACATTTGCCTTTTCCCGCTCTCTTTTTTCATTTGATCGTGTCCAATAATGGGATCAATAATGTGTCCGATCCTGAGGCTGTTTTGGCAGAATGTGCACGGGTGAGCCAGCCTCACGCCCAATTTATTCTTACTGTCAACCTTCCAGGAACCATGAAGGAGTTTTATCAAATTTTCGAACAAACCTTAAGCGAGATGGGAAAGCGGCGGGAAATTGACGAGATGCACAAACATATTCATGAAAAACGCAGACCCCTTCATCAGACGCTGAAAATGATCACCACTGCAGGTTTTCGCATCAAGAAAATTCATGAAGATCATTTTTCGATGAGTTTTTTGGATGGCAGTGCCATGTTCGGTCATTTCTTCATCAAGCTTGCGTTTTTAGAAAGTTGGGAAAAGATCCTTTCTCCAGAAGATCGAAAGCCTGTGTTTGAAATTGTTGAACAAAAATTGAATCGCATTGCTCATATGAACGGCGCTTTGCACCTCACCATTCCGTATGTTTGCATTGTATGCCGCAAAATGTAG
- a CDS encoding C69 family dipeptidase — MFSQLFSPQTIFSCTNYLITKGAAVDGSTMITYAADSHELYGELYFTPAADHLPGTLLDIYEWDTGKFLGRIKQVAHTYAVVGNMNEHQVSIGETTWGGREELKDPKAIMDYGSLMYIALQRAKTAREAIKVIADLVAEYGYYSSGESFSIADPNEVWIMEIISKGPNNKGAVWVARKVPDGYICAHANQARIRQFPLNDKENCLYSPDVISFAREKGYFTGEDKDFSFADAYAPLDYSALRFCEARVWSMFRRAAPSLNLSIDYVKGVKGAEPLPLWIKPDKKLSVHDVMELMRDHFEGTEFDMTKDVGAGPFQLPYRWRPLTWKVDTVTYCNERAVSTQQTGFSFVAQARSWLPDPIGGVLWFGVDDTYSTVYVPMYCGIKQVPHSFAVGTGSFDEFSWESAFWVFNFVANYAYSRYSDMIKDIQKVQRELEGKFFADQSEIEAAALALYKQSPQLARDYLTEYSVKQGDATVQRWKKLGEFLLYKYLDGNVKNELGKVTHPGYPESWYRRIVNETGEHFKMKSLQ; from the coding sequence ATGTTTTCACAACTTTTCTCTCCCCAAACAATTTTTTCCTGTACCAATTATTTGATCACCAAAGGTGCCGCTGTCGATGGCTCGACCATGATCACCTATGCCGCTGATTCGCATGAGCTCTATGGTGAATTATATTTCACGCCTGCTGCCGATCATCTTCCTGGCACGCTGCTCGATATTTACGAATGGGACACGGGCAAATTTTTAGGCCGGATCAAACAGGTGGCTCACACATATGCGGTTGTAGGCAACATGAACGAACATCAGGTCTCTATTGGGGAAACAACCTGGGGTGGTCGCGAGGAATTGAAGGATCCAAAAGCCATCATGGATTACGGGAGTTTGATGTACATTGCCCTGCAGCGCGCAAAAACCGCCCGCGAAGCCATCAAAGTGATCGCGGATCTCGTTGCTGAGTATGGCTACTATAGCTCGGGCGAATCGTTCTCTATCGCCGATCCCAATGAGGTCTGGATCATGGAGATCATCAGCAAAGGACCGAACAACAAAGGGGCGGTCTGGGTCGCTCGTAAGGTGCCCGATGGCTACATTTGCGCTCACGCCAACCAAGCTCGCATTCGGCAATTTCCATTGAATGATAAAGAGAACTGCCTTTATTCCCCTGATGTGATCTCCTTTGCGCGCGAAAAGGGCTATTTTACAGGCGAGGACAAAGATTTCAGTTTTGCAGACGCTTACGCCCCCCTGGATTATAGTGCCTTGCGATTCTGCGAAGCGCGAGTATGGAGCATGTTCCGACGTGCAGCCCCATCGTTGAACCTGTCGATCGATTACGTAAAGGGAGTGAAAGGCGCTGAGCCATTGCCATTATGGATTAAGCCTGATAAAAAACTTTCAGTCCACGATGTTATGGAATTGATGCGCGATCATTTTGAAGGAACCGAATTCGACATGACCAAAGATGTGGGGGCAGGGCCCTTTCAGCTTCCATACCGCTGGCGTCCGCTCACTTGGAAGGTCGATACCGTTACCTATTGTAACGAACGCGCAGTTTCGACTCAGCAGACCGGCTTTTCTTTTGTAGCCCAAGCGCGCTCGTGGTTGCCAGACCCAATCGGCGGCGTATTGTGGTTCGGCGTCGATGATACCTATAGCACAGTCTATGTTCCCATGTATTGTGGAATTAAACAAGTCCCTCATAGCTTTGCAGTAGGCACTGGATCATTCGATGAATTTAGCTGGGAATCGGCTTTCTGGGTGTTCAATTTCGTGGCCAACTATGCATATTCCCGATACAGCGATATGATCAAGGATATCCAAAAGGTGCAGCGTGAGCTGGAGGGAAAATTTTTCGCCGATCAATCGGAAATCGAAGCTGCTGCGCTGGCGTTATACAAACAATCGCCACAACTGGCCCGAGATTATTTGACCGAATATTCGGTAAAGCAAGGCGATGCCACGGTCCAGCGCTGGAAAAAATTGGGCGAATTCCTCCTGTATAAATATCTCGATGGAAATGTGAAAAATGAGCTGGGAAAAGTCACCCATCCCGGCTATCCTGAATCCTGGTATCGCCGCATCGTTAACGAAACTGGCGAACATTTTAAAATGAAATCACTGCAATGA
- a CDS encoding TerB family tellurite resistance protein: protein MEGIIQKAMEMFEIPAHRTHYLFLLPAFYVAKADGKLSMKEIMALRLHAVTLGLIGPQDEDSAELETFFEKKIEQFGKELKLSDLDLLAKAINARLTNYTPDKAKAIRESIYQLCMHVADASGPLFGENITEEEREMLKQIFYKLEK, encoded by the coding sequence ATGGAAGGCATAATCCAGAAGGCTATGGAGATGTTCGAAATTCCGGCCCATCGCACTCACTATCTGTTTCTACTTCCTGCTTTCTATGTCGCTAAAGCTGATGGAAAGCTTTCAATGAAAGAAATCATGGCGCTCCGACTTCATGCTGTCACCCTCGGGCTCATCGGTCCCCAGGATGAGGATAGTGCTGAGTTAGAAACATTTTTTGAAAAAAAGATTGAGCAATTCGGCAAAGAATTGAAACTCAGTGATCTGGATTTATTGGCCAAGGCAATCAATGCTCGATTGACCAATTACACCCCAGACAAAGCCAAGGCGATTCGCGAGAGCATCTATCAATTATGCATGCACGTCGCGGATGCATCAGGGCCACTGTTCGGAGAAAATATTACTGAAGAAGAGCGCGAGATGTTGAAACAAATCTTTTATAAGCTGGAAAAATGA
- a CDS encoding secondary thiamine-phosphate synthase enzyme YjbQ — protein sequence MKFYTEYLWFNTARKREFINITDEAERVLKKSGIKEGMMLVSAMHITAGVYVNDAEPGLIQDIEDWLQKLAPEGVNYRHHRTGEVNGDAHLKNLLIGHQVIVPVTQGELDLGPWQQIYYAEFDGQRRKRLIIKVMGE from the coding sequence ATGAAATTTTACACTGAATATCTCTGGTTCAATACTGCACGCAAACGGGAGTTCATCAACATCACAGACGAAGCTGAGAGGGTTTTGAAAAAAAGTGGCATAAAAGAGGGAATGATGTTGGTATCTGCAATGCACATTACAGCAGGCGTTTATGTAAACGATGCCGAGCCAGGCCTGATTCAAGATATAGAAGATTGGCTACAAAAATTAGCCCCTGAGGGCGTTAATTATCGGCATCATCGCACTGGGGAGGTCAATGGCGATGCCCATTTGAAGAATCTACTTATCGGGCATCAAGTGATTGTGCCAGTTACTCAAGGCGAGCTTGATCTTGGGCCATGGCAGCAAATCTATTACGCTGAGTTCGATGGTCAGCGTCGAAAACGGTTGATCATCAAAGTGATGGGGGAATGA
- a CDS encoding NAD+ synthase has product MTKGIRIALAQIDVTVGDLANNEQKIKAAIQQARNAQADVVAFPELVITGYPPEDLLLRRQFVQDNLHCLNRIIPATRDILAIVGFADREGNKLFNAAAVIANERLVAVYHKIHLPNYGVFDEKRYFEPGERPLIVEWNDIKIGLSICEDIWIPDSVVETQAISTGAEILLNISSSPYHSGKVEEREILLKKIAVNNRAMVCYVNLIGGQDELVFDGSSLILNERGEILARGKQFEEDLILFDLDVSVIQAIRAKDESFQGRRAAFDPPFKIELIDLPDPRPMPFEQKPRLPISQVLKLDPLTEIYQALVLGTRDYVRKNGFQKVVLGLSGGIDSALTAAIAVDALGSKNVIGVSMPSIFSSKGSIEDAAQLAKNLGIKNLIIPIQNTFEAYQNMLQNTFDNLPFDITEENIQARIRGNIVMALSNKFGWLALSTGNKSEISVGYCTLYGDMAGGFAVIKDVPKTLVYQLAKNLNKIKGREIIPHNTMVKPPSAELRPNQKDEDSLPPYDILDPILAEYVEKDASIEKIVALGFDEAIVRKVIRLVDQSEYKRRQGAPGVKITPRAFGKDRRMPITNRYRL; this is encoded by the coding sequence ATGACAAAAGGCATTCGAATTGCTCTGGCGCAAATTGATGTTACCGTCGGTGATCTGGCTAATAATGAGCAGAAAATCAAAGCCGCAATCCAACAAGCCAGGAATGCTCAGGCAGATGTAGTTGCGTTCCCGGAATTGGTGATCACTGGGTATCCGCCAGAGGATTTATTGCTTCGCCGGCAATTCGTTCAGGACAATCTCCATTGTCTCAATCGAATTATTCCAGCAACCCGCGATATTCTGGCGATTGTGGGATTTGCCGATCGAGAGGGGAATAAGCTATTTAACGCCGCAGCAGTGATTGCCAATGAAAGATTGGTCGCTGTGTATCATAAAATTCATCTACCCAATTACGGTGTTTTCGATGAGAAACGCTATTTTGAACCGGGAGAGCGGCCGCTGATTGTGGAGTGGAACGATATCAAGATCGGACTCAGCATCTGCGAGGATATCTGGATACCCGACAGTGTCGTCGAGACACAGGCTATTTCCACAGGTGCGGAGATCCTTTTAAACATCTCATCTTCGCCATATCATTCAGGCAAGGTGGAAGAGCGCGAGATTTTGCTCAAAAAAATAGCGGTAAATAACCGCGCCATGGTCTGCTACGTCAATCTCATCGGGGGGCAAGATGAGTTGGTATTTGATGGAAGCAGCCTAATTCTCAATGAGCGGGGGGAGATTCTCGCTCGCGGAAAACAGTTCGAAGAAGACCTGATCCTATTCGACCTCGATGTCTCGGTGATCCAGGCAATCCGAGCAAAGGACGAATCGTTTCAGGGCCGTCGGGCAGCGTTCGATCCACCATTCAAGATTGAACTGATCGACCTTCCAGATCCGAGGCCAATGCCCTTTGAGCAGAAGCCGAGACTCCCCATTTCGCAAGTTCTCAAACTGGATCCATTGACCGAAATTTATCAGGCCCTGGTCTTAGGTACCCGCGATTACGTTCGAAAGAACGGTTTTCAAAAAGTCGTATTGGGGTTAAGCGGCGGTATCGATTCGGCATTGACGGCTGCTATCGCGGTAGACGCGTTGGGCTCGAAGAATGTCATCGGCGTAAGTATGCCGTCAATATTCTCTTCCAAAGGTAGCATTGAGGATGCCGCCCAATTGGCAAAAAATTTGGGGATCAAGAATCTCATCATCCCTATACAAAATACATTTGAAGCTTATCAAAACATGCTTCAAAACACTTTTGACAATCTGCCATTTGATATTACCGAGGAAAACATTCAAGCACGGATCCGTGGCAATATCGTCATGGCGCTGTCCAACAAGTTCGGCTGGCTGGCTCTGAGCACGGGCAATAAAAGTGAAATTAGCGTAGGCTATTGTACGCTGTACGGAGATATGGCCGGCGGTTTCGCTGTGATCAAAGATGTCCCCAAGACCCTGGTCTATCAATTGGCCAAGAATTTGAACAAGATCAAAGGACGAGAGATTATTCCGCACAACACCATGGTCAAACCGCCTTCGGCTGAACTTCGGCCGAATCAGAAAGATGAAGATAGCCTGCCACCGTACGATATTTTAGATCCGATTTTGGCCGAATATGTAGAAAAGGACGCTTCCATCGAAAAAATTGTGGCGCTCGGCTTTGACGAAGCGATCGTGCGAAAAGTGATCCGACTGGTGGATCAGAGCGAATATAAACGACGGCAAGGAGCTCCGGGTGTCAAAATTACGCCTCGGGCGTTTGGGAAGGATCGTCGGATGCCGATTACCAATCGCTATCGCTTGTGA
- a CDS encoding nucleotide pyrophosphohydrolase: MKPITLQQCQQLVDDWITTVGVRYFSELTNLAQLMEEVGEVARIMSRTYGDQSFKKSDEAKKLSEELADVFFVLVCIANQTGVDLTEAFWQGMEKRTNRDRERHQNNMKLKQGA; encoded by the coding sequence ATGAAACCGATCACGCTACAACAATGTCAGCAACTTGTCGATGACTGGATCACCACCGTCGGCGTGCGCTATTTTTCCGAATTGACCAACCTGGCGCAATTAATGGAAGAAGTGGGCGAGGTTGCCCGCATCATGTCCCGCACCTATGGGGATCAGAGCTTCAAAAAATCGGATGAGGCGAAAAAACTATCAGAGGAATTGGCGGATGTGTTTTTTGTGCTCGTCTGCATTGCCAATCAAACTGGCGTGGATTTGACCGAGGCGTTCTGGCAGGGGATGGAAAAACGAACGAACCGCGATCGGGAACGACATCAAAACAACATGAAATTGAAACAGGGTGCTTGA
- a CDS encoding glycosyltransferase has translation MDADKAKNGPTVSVIIPTYNRANWLAGAIESVLVQSYQDLELILIDDGSTDETPELVAHYGDRIRYYAQDHRGPAAARNLGIQKAQADLIAFLDSDDRWLKDKLQAQVDLMLNHPEIKICYTDEIWIRRGVRVNPKKIHQKYSGWIYQRCLPLCIISPSSVMIRREVFDRVGLFDEQFLVCEDYEFWLRISHRFPITFINQPLIIKYGGHQDQLSRQFWGMDRFRVMALEKMLQDHSLSEIDRNATIQMLIQKCNILINGFEKRGKTAEGDLYRSIRDKYRTN, from the coding sequence ATGGATGCAGATAAAGCGAAAAATGGACCGACCGTGAGCGTGATCATCCCGACCTATAATCGCGCAAATTGGTTGGCAGGTGCAATTGAGTCGGTTTTAGTTCAATCTTATCAGGATCTCGAATTGATCCTCATTGATGACGGCTCAACGGATGAAACGCCTGAGTTAGTGGCACATTATGGGGATCGCATCCGTTATTATGCGCAAGACCATCGCGGGCCAGCGGCCGCCAGAAATTTGGGCATTCAGAAAGCTCAGGCTGATTTAATCGCGTTTCTGGATTCTGATGATCGCTGGCTGAAAGACAAGCTGCAAGCCCAGGTGGATCTGATGCTGAATCATCCGGAAATCAAGATTTGCTACACAGACGAAATCTGGATTCGACGAGGGGTAAGAGTCAATCCAAAGAAAATTCACCAAAAATATTCAGGGTGGATCTATCAGAGATGTCTGCCATTGTGCATTATCAGCCCATCATCAGTGATGATACGTCGGGAGGTATTCGATCGGGTCGGCCTGTTTGATGAACAATTTCTGGTGTGCGAAGACTATGAGTTCTGGCTGCGGATCAGTCATCGGTTTCCGATTACATTTATCAATCAGCCGCTGATCATTAAATACGGGGGACATCAAGATCAGCTTTCAAGGCAATTTTGGGGGATGGATCGATTCCGGGTTATGGCGCTGGAAAAGATGCTCCAAGATCATTCGCTCTCAGAAATTGATCGGAATGCCACAATCCAGATGCTGATCCAAAAATGCAACATCTTGATCAATGGCTTTGAGAAACGCGGCAAAACAGCGGAAGGCGATCTCTATCGATCGATTCGAGATAAATATCGCACAAATTGA
- the tsaD gene encoding tRNA (adenosine(37)-N6)-threonylcarbamoyltransferase complex transferase subunit TsaD: MIVLGIETSCDETAAAVYTPDGLRSNVIASQTIHQQYGGVVPELASREHMRLILPIIKKSLSDANLEFSQLEGIAVTYGPGLVGSILVGLNTAKALAYALQLPWVGINHIEGHVFSVYVNHPDLEFPFISLVVSGGHTLLVLVKGMEQYEVLGRTLDDAAGEAFDKVSKMMELGYPGGPIIDQLAAQGDETYIHFPRSLIKTHDYNFSFSGLKTAVLYHLKRMPTDQRQAHIADIVASFQAALIEVLVEKTVAAARDKKVRDICLVGGVARNRRLRSAFQQRAAIEGFKIYVPEPILCTDNAAMVAWLGQQKLKRGIRSDFGLAPIPGLKLTSL, encoded by the coding sequence ATGATTGTTTTGGGAATTGAAACCTCATGTGATGAAACCGCAGCGGCGGTTTATACCCCAGACGGCTTACGTTCGAATGTCATCGCTTCGCAAACCATCCATCAGCAGTACGGAGGGGTTGTTCCAGAATTGGCTTCTCGAGAGCACATGCGCCTCATTCTGCCCATCATCAAGAAATCGCTTTCGGATGCTAATTTAGAATTTTCGCAGCTTGAAGGGATTGCAGTGACCTATGGGCCAGGTTTGGTTGGTTCGATTTTGGTCGGATTAAACACGGCAAAAGCCTTGGCATACGCACTCCAATTGCCTTGGGTCGGGATCAATCATATTGAGGGGCATGTGTTCTCGGTCTATGTCAATCATCCAGATCTTGAATTCCCCTTTATCTCCTTGGTTGTCTCTGGCGGCCACACGCTGCTTGTTCTGGTGAAAGGCATGGAGCAATATGAAGTTTTAGGCCGAACGTTAGATGATGCGGCAGGAGAGGCGTTCGATAAGGTGTCAAAGATGATGGAGCTGGGCTACCCTGGTGGGCCGATCATCGATCAGCTTGCTGCTCAGGGTGATGAAACTTATATCCATTTTCCGCGCTCCCTGATCAAAACGCATGATTATAACTTTAGCTTCAGCGGCCTGAAAACTGCGGTCCTATATCATCTCAAACGAATGCCAACGGACCAGCGCCAGGCTCATATCGCTGATATTGTGGCCAGCTTTCAGGCAGCGCTAATCGAGGTGCTGGTGGAAAAAACAGTGGCAGCCGCCCGCGACAAAAAGGTGCGCGATATCTGTTTGGTCGGTGGAGTTGCACGAAATCGCCGGCTTAGATCGGCATTTCAACAACGCGCAGCGATCGAAGGCTTCAAGATTTATGTTCCGGAGCCGATCCTTTGTACCGATAACGCTGCAATGGTGGCTTGGCTTGGACAGCAGAAGCTAAAACGTGGGATTCGTTCGGACTTTGGGCTAGCACCAATCCCTGGCTTGAAATTGACTTCGTTATAA
- a CDS encoding DUF3307 domain-containing protein, producing MNLFWLLLLAHFIADFPLQSDKIFALKSKYKWGLLPHIFISLITNIIIAFPFLEFANFRLAILFLFGIHFILDWMKLVLTRNVLNDSVFVFLVDQILHIFFIWLTCYHLFHIPSPQIANRFVADYYLNRKVIITLTGLVVSMFGGGVIIYYVKKFIHQLTQPTAEQSIIFPNANKRRIGYIERFFSTLGMIFGGWFFFLIPVAFIPRLILHGRASRQLLMINLIASLSISMAIGLSVRLLW from the coding sequence ATGAATTTATTCTGGCTCTTGCTCCTAGCGCATTTTATCGCGGATTTTCCACTCCAGTCAGATAAAATTTTTGCGTTAAAATCAAAATACAAATGGGGGCTCCTGCCTCATATTTTCATTTCGTTGATCACTAACATCATCATTGCGTTTCCATTTCTGGAGTTTGCAAATTTCCGGCTGGCGATCTTGTTTCTGTTTGGCATTCACTTTATTTTAGACTGGATGAAACTGGTTCTCACACGGAATGTGCTAAATGATTCGGTGTTTGTTTTTTTAGTTGATCAAATATTGCATATCTTTTTTATTTGGCTCACATGCTATCATTTATTTCACATTCCTTCACCGCAGATCGCGAACCGTTTTGTCGCCGACTACTATTTGAATCGAAAGGTAATTATCACGCTCACTGGCTTGGTGGTTTCGATGTTTGGCGGGGGAGTGATTATTTACTATGTCAAAAAATTCATTCATCAATTGACTCAACCAACAGCCGAACAATCCATTATTTTTCCGAATGCCAACAAACGGCGCATCGGATATATTGAGCGGTTCTTTTCCACTTTAGGGATGATCTTCGGAGGTTGGTTCTTCTTTCTCATTCCAGTTGCTTTTATCCCCAGACTAATTCTTCATGGAAGAGCAAGCCGTCAACTTCTGATGATCAATCTTATTGCCTCGCTATCGATTTCCATGGCGATTGGTTTATCGGTACGGCTGCTGTGGTGA
- the rplI gene encoding 50S ribosomal protein L9 — MKVILKKDVESLGTAGNIIEVKDGYARNYLIPQGLALKADQRNLKILEEEQKRIKLKLNKDKKNAELLAQKLNGVSCTATVAVGEEDRVFGSVTSQNIADLLKEKGFDIDRKKILLDEPIKALGIYDIPIKLHSEVEAKIKLWVVKE, encoded by the coding sequence ATGAAAGTTATTTTGAAAAAAGATGTCGAATCTCTGGGAACGGCTGGCAATATCATTGAAGTGAAAGATGGTTATGCGCGCAATTATCTAATCCCCCAAGGCTTGGCGCTGAAAGCTGACCAGAGAAATCTAAAGATTTTAGAAGAAGAACAAAAACGAATTAAACTGAAGCTTAATAAAGATAAGAAGAACGCTGAGCTGCTTGCCCAAAAGTTGAATGGTGTCTCTTGTACCGCCACTGTAGCGGTTGGCGAGGAGGATCGGGTATTCGGTTCCGTAACCAGCCAAAACATCGCCGATTTGCTAAAGGAAAAAGGCTTTGATATCGATCGCAAAAAAATTTTGCTTGATGAACCCATCAAGGCATTGGGAATCTACGATATCCCAATCAAATTGCACAGCGAAGTCGAAGCCAAGATCAAATTATGGGTCGTGAAAGAATAG
- the rpsR gene encoding 30S ribosomal protein S18, translating into MLKKKRICRFCEENAIYIDFRDDKKLMRFTTEQGKIIPRRTSGTCAKHQRMLVKAIKRARQLALIPYVAEMSR; encoded by the coding sequence ATGCTAAAGAAAAAACGGATCTGTCGTTTTTGTGAGGAGAATGCTATCTATATAGATTTCCGGGACGACAAAAAGCTTATGCGCTTTACGACCGAACAAGGGAAGATAATTCCACGTCGCACTTCAGGGACCTGTGCTAAGCATCAACGGATGCTGGTGAAAGCGATTAAGCGCGCTCGACAATTAGCATTAATTCCTTATGTGGCAGAAATGAGTCGATAA